From the genome of Streptomyces sp. JH34:
GGTCGACACCTACTGGGGCGTCATCCTGCCCCAGGTCGCCGTGCCCGCAATGGTGTTCATCCTGGTCAAGTTCTTCGAGGGCGTACCGCGCGAACTCGAGGAGGCGGCCTTCGTCGACGGCGCCGGCCGCTGGCGGGTGTTCTGGACCATCGTCATACCGCTCTCCCGGCCCGTACTGGCGGCCGTGGCGATCTTCACCTTCATCTCCACCTGGAACAACTTCCTGTGGCCGTTCCTCGTGACCACCGACCCGGGCGGCATGACCCTGCCCGTCGGCCTCGTGAGCGTCCAGTCGACCTTCGGGGTGCGCTACGCCCAGATCATGGCCTCCCTCGTGATCGCCGGACTGCCGCTCCTGATCGTCTTCGCGTTCTTCCAGCGGCAGATCGTGCGCGGCATCGCGCACACCGGTTTGGCAGGCCAGTAGCGGGCACGGCACGCCTGACGGGCCGTCCGGTACGGCCCGTCAGGCGACCCCCGTACCCCGCGTCAGCAGCAGCGCCACATCGGCGGACGCCACCACGACGGTCCCCGCGAGCGCCGTCTTGCGCCAACTCCCGCCCCGCCGCGGGCCGGCGCACACCGTCGTCACCACCACGGCGCAGACCGCCACCCCGCAGAGGACTGCGACAGCGGGTCCGCCGGGAGCCCCCGGGGGGCCCAGGACCAGCACCGCGGTGGCCGCGGCCAGGGGCAGCGGGAGCAGCAGCCGGGTGCGTGCCGCCCCCAGCCGCTGGGGAAGGCCGCGGACGCCCGCCCGGAGATCCGCCTCGATGTCCGCCAGGACGTCCCCCAGATGGGCCGCGACACCGAGCAGCGCGCCCGCCGCCACCGCCCACCACGCGGGCCACGTACTCCCGGGCAGGCTGAGGGCGACCAGGCACGGCAGGCTGCCGAAACCGATCGCGTACGGCAGCCACGACAGCACGGTCTCCTTGAGCCTCAGGTTGTACGCCCACGCCGCCGCGACCCCGGTCAGATGCGCGGTCCCCGCCGCGGCACCGCACGCGAACGACATCACCACGCACAGGAACAGCGCCGTGAACGCCGCGCCCCACACCGTGCCCGGGCTCGTCGCGCCCTGGGCGACCGGTTTCCCCAGGCGGCCGGCCTCGGCGTCACGAAGCACGTCGTAGGCGTCGTTGCACCAGCCCACCGAGAGCTGCCCGGTGAGCACCGCGCCGGTGATCAGGGCCGGACGGCCGCTCCCCGGACCCGAGCCGACGGCCAGTGCCGACACGAGGACCGTCACCGCCACGACCGGTCCGGGATGGCAGGACAGCGCGAGACCCGCCCACCCGCGCGGCAGACGGGTGGCGCGAGCGGGTGCCGGCGGCCGGTCCGTGGTGTCCACGGGGCGATCGTAGGGGCCCCAGGGCGCACGAACACGGCAGCCGCGCGTCGCATATGCTCCGATTTGACCCGAGCTGTAGGCAGGATGTGGTCCATGACCTCTCCGAAGCGGTGGCCAGGGTGACCCGGATCGCGGCGGTGCACGGAGTCCTGCCACCGCACCGCCACACCCAGCGGGCCGTCACCGACATGGTGGCGCGCACCTGCCTGCCGGACGGGTCCGACCGGCGGGTGCTGGACCGGATCCACGCGAACGCCGGCGTGCGCACCC
Proteins encoded in this window:
- a CDS encoding UbiA family prenyltransferase, which gives rise to MDTTDRPPAPARATRLPRGWAGLALSCHPGPVVAVTVLVSALAVGSGPGSGRPALITGAVLTGQLSVGWCNDAYDVLRDAEAGRLGKPVAQGATSPGTVWGAAFTALFLCVVMSFACGAAAGTAHLTGVAAAWAYNLRLKETVLSWLPYAIGFGSLPCLVALSLPGSTWPAWWAVAAGALLGVAAHLGDVLADIEADLRAGVRGLPQRLGAARTRLLLPLPLAAATAVLVLGPPGAPGGPAVAVLCGVAVCAVVVTTVCAGPRRGGSWRKTALAGTVVVASADVALLLTRGTGVA